The following coding sequences are from one uncultured Cohaesibacter sp. window:
- the dctP gene encoding TRAP transporter substrate-binding protein DctP gives MKKLISAIAFGVMAASAAPSQAADSYHFKFTSANYAGEQVYEVQKKWTDNIKAASNGRITIDLLPLDAVVKPADALMAVRNNIIQGGMLSSAHFSGVDKGFGLIGDTLGAWTSDEDILKFYYAGGGFEVVDQIFQEQGAKLIGVQLTGAESIPSKVKIEKVDDWKGVKVRAPSGPVQQLFEKMGATPVNLPGSEIYSALDKGIIDAADFSTFSNNQAQGVNDIAKFPIYPGIHSSPTVHIFMGLKQWNAIDENDQKFLLAYFRGLALDTLLVPHMADEVAYKKAVANGATPVAWSTEERTKVRKLAREIWEDIASQSEIGARYLDALKSYYAATGRE, from the coding sequence ATGAAAAAACTAATTTCTGCCATAGCTTTTGGCGTAATGGCTGCTTCTGCTGCACCTTCTCAGGCAGCTGATAGCTATCATTTCAAATTCACCAGCGCCAACTATGCTGGTGAACAGGTGTATGAAGTTCAAAAGAAATGGACTGACAATATCAAGGCCGCTTCCAATGGCCGGATCACCATTGACTTGTTGCCACTTGATGCCGTTGTTAAACCTGCTGATGCCCTGATGGCCGTTCGAAACAATATCATTCAGGGTGGCATGCTCTCATCGGCCCATTTCTCGGGCGTGGATAAAGGCTTTGGCTTGATTGGCGACACATTGGGTGCCTGGACGAGTGATGAAGATATCTTGAAATTCTACTATGCTGGCGGCGGCTTTGAAGTTGTTGACCAGATTTTTCAGGAGCAGGGTGCCAAGTTGATTGGTGTTCAGCTGACCGGTGCAGAATCCATTCCTTCTAAGGTCAAAATCGAGAAAGTGGATGACTGGAAGGGTGTGAAAGTGCGCGCTCCTTCAGGTCCGGTTCAGCAATTGTTTGAAAAAATGGGAGCAACTCCGGTTAACCTTCCAGGATCTGAAATCTATTCGGCTTTGGACAAGGGTATCATTGATGCCGCTGATTTCTCGACCTTCTCAAACAACCAGGCTCAGGGTGTGAATGACATTGCCAAATTCCCGATCTATCCGGGCATTCACTCTTCGCCAACCGTCCACATCTTCATGGGTCTGAAGCAATGGAATGCCATTGACGAAAATGATCAGAAGTTCTTGCTTGCTTACTTCCGTGGTTTGGCGCTGGATACCTTGCTGGTCCCGCATATGGCCGACGAAGTCGCTTACAAGAAGGCCGTTGCCAATGGGGCTACTCCAGTTGCCTGGTCCACCGAAGAACGGACGAAAGTGCGTAAACTTGCTCGCGAAATCTGGGAAGACATCGCTTCCCAATCTGAAATCGGCGCAAGATATCTTGATGCACTCAAATCCTACTATGCAGCAACCGGTCGCGAATAA
- a CDS encoding TRAP transporter small permease subunit — MLSRFAQFSELIDKLIVRIGYVVTWLFFVIVLIGFYEVVMRYVFDAPTFWVHETTTFIVSIGLLYGGVYCYADDRHIAMTFLVDALEPKTRWYFDMIVHLLVFIFTLMMLYGAYLNAKDAFFSYSGALKLQTSGSAWDTPFPAYNKGFFFVSCIVLSILSVLHNLRHLANFSKVMNAQEGDS; from the coding sequence ATGCTCAGCAGGTTTGCGCAATTTTCCGAATTGATCGATAAGCTCATCGTCAGAATTGGATATGTCGTTACTTGGCTATTCTTCGTGATTGTTCTGATTGGCTTCTATGAAGTCGTGATGCGGTATGTTTTCGATGCCCCCACATTCTGGGTCCATGAAACAACCACTTTTATTGTCAGCATCGGTTTGCTTTATGGCGGCGTATATTGCTACGCGGATGATCGCCATATCGCCATGACCTTTCTGGTCGATGCTCTGGAACCCAAGACACGCTGGTATTTCGACATGATCGTCCACCTCTTGGTTTTCATCTTTACCCTGATGATGCTCTACGGGGCATATCTGAATGCAAAAGATGCATTCTTCAGCTACTCAGGCGCACTCAAATTGCAGACATCCGGTAGCGCGTGGGATACGCCATTCCCGGCATATAACAAAGGCTTCTTTTTCGTCTCCTGTATTGTATTGAGCATTCTGAGTGTTCTTCACAATCTTCGTCATCTGGCGAATTTCAGCAAAGTCATGAATGCACAGGAAGGAGACTCATAA
- a CDS encoding TRAP transporter large permease subunit, giving the protein MLMSLGIGWVTLLILVSMIVLLLLGMPLGFMTGFVALAVSYLWFDTTQIMQMVAGRVSDFTTGYSFVAVPMFVLMASMLDKTGIARDLYNAMRVIAGRLKGGIAVQSLVVAVVLASMSGIIGGEVVLLGMIALPQMLRLGYQKNLAIGTIVAGGALGTMMPPSIVLIIYGLTANAPIGNLFLAAVPATAILAGLYVVYTLVLCNVRPDFGPAMSKEEMSNLTRSDMIKIAKDILMPLLIAGCILGSIYAGIASVTESACMGVVAVLIVAALRRELSLSVIFGALLHTIRTVGMIIWVGIGATMLIGIYNLMGGDQFVSNMILSLDISPLTVILFMMLILIVLGMFLDWIGVAMLTMPIFVPIITQLGYDPVWFGVLFCVNMQVSFLSPPFGPAAFYLKSVAPKGIELTDIFRSVWPYILMQLTTIAILIAFPEVITFMYK; this is encoded by the coding sequence ATGCTTATGTCTTTGGGTATTGGCTGGGTCACATTGTTGATTCTGGTCAGCATGATCGTGCTGCTGCTTTTGGGTATGCCTCTGGGCTTCATGACCGGTTTCGTAGCTCTCGCTGTCTCATACCTCTGGTTTGACACCACGCAGATCATGCAGATGGTTGCGGGTCGTGTCAGCGACTTTACGACAGGTTATTCCTTCGTTGCCGTGCCGATGTTTGTGCTTATGGCCTCTATGTTGGACAAAACCGGCATTGCGCGCGATCTTTACAATGCAATGCGTGTGATCGCCGGGCGCCTGAAAGGCGGCATTGCAGTACAGAGTCTGGTTGTGGCCGTGGTTCTTGCTTCCATGTCGGGCATTATCGGAGGTGAGGTCGTATTGTTGGGCATGATCGCCTTGCCGCAGATGCTGCGTCTCGGATACCAGAAAAATCTGGCAATCGGCACCATCGTTGCCGGTGGTGCGCTTGGCACCATGATGCCTCCCTCCATTGTTTTGATCATCTACGGTCTGACCGCGAATGCTCCGATCGGCAATCTGTTTCTTGCAGCTGTTCCCGCAACGGCGATTTTGGCAGGGCTATATGTCGTATATACCCTCGTTTTGTGCAACGTGCGTCCTGATTTCGGTCCGGCGATGAGCAAGGAAGAAATGTCCAATCTCACACGCTCGGACATGATCAAGATTGCCAAGGACATATTGATGCCCCTGCTGATCGCGGGCTGTATTCTTGGCTCTATTTATGCTGGCATCGCTTCGGTTACGGAATCTGCATGTATGGGGGTTGTTGCCGTTTTGATCGTCGCAGCCTTGCGCAGAGAATTGTCACTTTCCGTGATCTTCGGCGCGTTGCTGCATACAATCCGAACCGTGGGTATGATCATCTGGGTTGGTATTGGTGCGACAATGTTGATCGGTATTTACAACTTGATGGGCGGAGACCAGTTCGTCTCCAACATGATCCTGTCACTGGATATTTCGCCACTGACGGTCATCCTTTTCATGATGTTGATCCTGATTGTGTTGGGCATGTTCCTCGATTGGATCGGCGTTGCTATGCTGACTATGCCAATCTTCGTGCCGATCATTACCCAGCTGGGCTATGACCCGGTATGGTTCGGTGTTCTGTTCTGCGTCAACATGCAGGTATCTTTCTTGTCTCCCCCCTTTGGTCCTGCAGCCTTCTATCTCAAAAGCGTTGCTCCAAAAGGCATCGAGCTTACAGATATCTTCCGGTCAGTTTGGCCATATATCCTGATGCAGCTTACCACAATTGCAATTCTTATTGCGTTCCCAGAAGTCATCACGTTTATGTATAAATAA
- the edd gene encoding phosphogluconate dehydratase: protein MTCQDTILRVTDRIRERSRNGRTKYLAKIERAIEKGPGRAHLTCGNLSHAFAAANPLDKKALAAADTPNLGIITAYNDMLSAHQPYETYPELIRETARSLGATAQVAGAVPAMCDGVTQGQIGMDISLYSREVVAMAAAVGLAHNTFDSVVFLGVCDKIVPGLIMAAAAFGHLPAVFLPAGPMTSGLANSEKARVRQDFAKGIVGREELLKSEMASYHAPGTCTFYGTANSNQMLMEFMGLQMSGSSFINPNTDMRTAVTKAAVERALAITNKGEEFMPFARIFDEKALVNGIVGLNATGGSTNHLLHLVAMASVAGIQLTWQDFSDISAITPLLARVYPNGLADVNHFHAAGGLPCVVGQLIKGGLLHEDVQTVMGEGIEHYATEPKLNDQGRVHWVKDNNLPLDPKIISTIDKPFQQSGGIKTLKGNIGEGVMKVSAVAIERRCIEAPVMVFHSQGDVKKAFQSGQLNKDVIVVVRYQGPKANGMPELHNLTPMLSVLQDKGFKVALLTDGRMSGASGKVPAAIHICPEACDGGAIAQLQDGDIVRIDANEGKLEILNPEVLERSVTLPDLSANYDGMGRDLFSSFRKSIGPANKGAISFS, encoded by the coding sequence ATGACATGTCAAGACACTATTTTGCGGGTAACAGATAGAATCCGTGAGCGAAGCCGGAATGGCCGGACCAAATATTTGGCAAAAATCGAACGAGCCATTGAAAAGGGCCCCGGACGCGCGCATCTGACTTGCGGCAACCTTTCGCACGCTTTTGCCGCAGCAAACCCTTTGGACAAAAAGGCCTTGGCAGCAGCCGACACCCCCAATCTGGGAATTATTACGGCCTATAACGACATGCTTTCGGCCCATCAGCCATATGAGACTTACCCCGAACTCATTCGGGAGACGGCCCGCTCTTTAGGAGCCACAGCCCAAGTTGCAGGAGCGGTTCCTGCCATGTGTGATGGTGTGACACAGGGGCAGATCGGGATGGATATTTCGCTCTATTCCCGCGAAGTTGTTGCCATGGCTGCCGCCGTCGGGCTTGCCCATAACACGTTCGACAGCGTGGTCTTTCTGGGTGTTTGCGACAAGATTGTGCCGGGTTTGATCATGGCAGCTGCCGCATTTGGACATCTACCCGCAGTGTTTCTTCCCGCCGGTCCGATGACTTCCGGTTTGGCAAATTCTGAAAAGGCGCGCGTACGCCAAGACTTTGCCAAAGGGATCGTTGGACGTGAGGAATTGCTTAAGTCGGAAATGGCGTCTTACCATGCACCAGGAACCTGTACCTTTTACGGAACGGCAAATTCCAACCAGATGCTTATGGAATTCATGGGATTGCAAATGTCCGGCTCGAGTTTCATCAATCCGAACACCGACATGCGCACAGCCGTTACAAAGGCAGCTGTTGAACGCGCACTGGCGATAACCAACAAGGGCGAAGAATTTATGCCCTTTGCACGTATCTTTGATGAGAAAGCCCTTGTCAATGGAATCGTGGGGCTCAATGCCACTGGCGGCTCAACGAACCACCTGCTTCATCTTGTTGCCATGGCGAGCGTTGCCGGTATTCAACTTACATGGCAGGATTTTTCCGACATTTCCGCAATCACCCCCTTGCTTGCGCGGGTCTACCCCAATGGTCTTGCAGATGTGAACCATTTCCACGCAGCAGGCGGGCTGCCGTGCGTTGTTGGCCAATTGATCAAAGGCGGTCTTCTGCATGAAGACGTCCAGACAGTCATGGGCGAAGGCATTGAACATTATGCAACAGAACCGAAGCTCAACGATCAAGGGCGTGTTCATTGGGTCAAGGACAACAACTTACCGCTAGATCCCAAAATTATCAGCACCATTGACAAGCCGTTTCAACAATCCGGTGGCATCAAGACGCTGAAGGGAAATATCGGCGAGGGCGTAATGAAAGTGTCTGCGGTTGCGATTGAAAGGCGCTGCATCGAAGCTCCGGTTATGGTGTTCCACAGTCAAGGTGATGTAAAGAAGGCATTCCAGAGCGGCCAATTGAATAAAGACGTTATCGTGGTGGTTCGCTATCAGGGCCCCAAGGCAAACGGAATGCCCGAGCTTCACAATCTGACCCCCATGCTTTCAGTGCTACAGGACAAGGGCTTCAAAGTGGCTTTACTGACAGACGGGCGTATGTCCGGGGCTTCAGGCAAGGTGCCTGCAGCTATCCATATTTGTCCTGAAGCTTGTGACGGCGGAGCTATTGCCCAGCTTCAAGACGGAGATATCGTGCGTATAGACGCCAATGAAGGCAAGTTGGAAATACTGAATCCAGAGGTCTTGGAACGGTCCGTAACTTTGCCAGACCTTTCAGCCAATTATGACGGCATGGGACGGGACCTATTCTCCAGCTTTAGAAAATCAATTGGACCCGCAAACAAAGGTGCAATTTCATTCTCGTAA
- a CDS encoding FadR/GntR family transcriptional regulator, with product MNLLNPKTPLSESVSSTILEFIRKHQLKPGDSLPSESEIGDMAGASRTVVREALRSLEARRIIDMAAGKKACVAILDNHALANFIMNGVATKQINVPQIHDVRRTVETRIAHLAALLRTNAQAQAISDHAKIMCDNINKPETVMKHDMAFHQELAQASQNPVYSIVMGSLSEVLTMTWPITWRCRTSDEERLASVKVHLEIADAIKQGDPELSVCKITKHFDEDLKPLALSGMV from the coding sequence ATGAACTTGCTCAACCCAAAGACCCCACTTTCCGAAAGTGTAAGCTCGACAATTCTTGAGTTTATTCGCAAGCATCAACTGAAACCGGGAGATTCTCTTCCAAGTGAAAGTGAAATAGGCGATATGGCCGGGGCCTCCAGAACCGTGGTGCGCGAAGCGTTGCGCTCTCTTGAGGCTCGACGCATCATCGACATGGCGGCTGGGAAAAAGGCATGTGTCGCAATCCTGGACAATCATGCCCTCGCCAATTTCATCATGAACGGGGTGGCGACCAAGCAGATCAATGTTCCTCAAATTCACGACGTGCGCAGAACGGTCGAAACGCGTATCGCCCATCTGGCAGCGTTGCTGCGCACCAATGCGCAGGCACAAGCCATTTCGGATCACGCCAAAATCATGTGTGACAACATCAACAAACCGGAAACTGTCATGAAGCATGACATGGCATTTCATCAAGAACTCGCCCAGGCGTCGCAAAATCCCGTGTACAGCATCGTTATGGGATCTCTTTCCGAAGTTCTTACAATGACTTGGCCCATTACGTGGCGCTGCAGAACAAGCGATGAAGAACGCCTTGCCAGCGTGAAGGTACATTTGGAAATTGCTGATGCCATCAAGCAGGGCGACCCCGAGCTTTCGGTGTGCAAGATCACCAAGCACTTTGACGAAGATCTCAAGCCCCTGGCTCTTAGCGGTATGGTCTAG